A single genomic interval of Rhodopirellula bahusiensis harbors:
- a CDS encoding phage NrS-1 polymerase family protein — protein MNIKHHFQVDNIPDSMREYDQWVCWKYYSDKNNGRDRRRKVPLNPRTGRFAKVTDGNTWTSLDQAVESAIENPLHCHGIGFVFTEDDPFVGVDLDDCRNPVTGHLYPWGQEVVDRLGSYAEVSPSETGLKAIVTSDALIPSRRRSNPGLEVYRSSRFFTITGDIAGVHSETSDATDALRWIHQRYFPDPVPSTADEFPESKSMVARDEQVVNKALSARNGSKFRGLWNGEAQANEGNQSEADLSLCRLLAFWCGPCHQQVDRLFRQSGLFRSKWDEKHYSSGATYGMETIRKAILAQGNVFYRWPVHARSQ, from the coding sequence ATGAACATCAAGCATCATTTTCAAGTGGACAACATTCCTGACTCCATGCGGGAGTACGACCAATGGGTTTGTTGGAAATACTACTCGGACAAAAACAATGGGCGAGATCGAAGACGAAAGGTGCCGTTGAACCCTCGAACAGGACGCTTCGCGAAGGTGACCGATGGGAACACCTGGACCAGTCTGGATCAGGCCGTGGAATCAGCCATCGAAAATCCCCTGCACTGTCACGGAATTGGATTCGTATTCACCGAAGACGATCCTTTCGTCGGAGTGGATCTAGACGATTGCCGGAATCCTGTAACGGGACACCTCTATCCATGGGGCCAGGAAGTCGTCGACCGGCTTGGTTCCTACGCGGAGGTCTCACCTTCTGAAACAGGCCTGAAAGCAATCGTAACTTCGGATGCCCTGATCCCAAGTCGGCGGAGGTCCAATCCTGGTTTGGAGGTCTACCGTTCGTCCCGATTCTTCACGATCACTGGCGATATTGCGGGCGTCCATTCGGAGACGAGCGATGCAACCGATGCACTCAGATGGATTCACCAGCGATACTTTCCTGATCCTGTTCCCAGCACTGCCGATGAATTTCCTGAATCAAAATCCATGGTGGCCCGGGACGAGCAGGTAGTGAACAAGGCTTTGTCGGCCCGAAACGGATCGAAGTTCCGGGGGCTTTGGAATGGAGAAGCCCAAGCGAACGAGGGCAACCAAAGCGAAGCAGACCTCAGCCTCTGTCGGCTCCTGGCGTTTTGGTGTGGTCCCTGTCATCAGCAGGTTGACCGCTTGTTCCGTCAGAGTGGGCTCTTTCGGTCCAAGTGGGATGAGAAGCACTACAGTTCAGGAGCAACGTACGGAATGGAGACCATCCGGAAAGCGATTCTCGCCCAAGGGAATGTGTTCTACCGATGGCCTGTTCACGCCCGTAGCCAATGA
- a CDS encoding sigma-54 interaction domain-containing protein: MAATWLLLGKTRYPAVFYETSRDGKAWVSDIPFDLIDIIPEVLRNPDAHLQHLASEAPSEVQGFEDIVGDSRAIRDAVGRAKRAAMRSVSVLLLGESGTGKEMFANAIWKSSPRRDKPFRPVNCAALSKSLLESELFGHKKGSFTGADRDRAGAFEAVDGGTLFLDEVGECDLETQAKLLRVLQPVTEQGASIRKVCRLGEERERTVDVRIIAATNRDLRESIREGSFREDLYYRLAAVTVTLPPLRDRKTDIPKLAERMLGQLNQQFSLEEPDYEHKSFSATAIAFVKNHHWPGNVRQLYNVLVQAAVFSDGKSLGRKEIAAALGEMPDMTESSDELSLREIGDGFDLEGHLNSLQSLYLRRAMEESGGVKAKAARLLGMKNYQTLDAQLKRLNVTGNWESKS; this comes from the coding sequence ATGGCGGCAACGTGGTTGCTGCTTGGGAAGACCCGTTACCCTGCCGTTTTCTACGAAACGTCACGAGATGGGAAAGCCTGGGTCAGTGACATCCCCTTTGACCTGATCGACATCATTCCTGAAGTTCTACGGAATCCAGACGCTCACCTTCAGCACCTTGCATCGGAGGCACCGTCTGAAGTTCAAGGCTTTGAAGATATCGTGGGAGACAGTCGGGCAATCCGTGATGCAGTAGGACGGGCTAAGCGAGCAGCCATGAGAAGTGTCTCTGTTCTACTTCTGGGTGAGAGTGGAACCGGGAAAGAAATGTTTGCCAACGCGATTTGGAAATCGAGTCCAAGAAGAGACAAGCCATTTCGGCCAGTAAACTGTGCGGCACTTTCGAAGTCACTTCTGGAATCCGAACTCTTCGGACACAAAAAGGGATCTTTCACCGGAGCGGATCGTGACCGTGCAGGTGCCTTTGAGGCCGTCGATGGTGGAACCCTCTTCCTGGACGAAGTTGGTGAATGTGATCTGGAAACTCAGGCGAAGCTACTCCGGGTTTTACAGCCTGTCACAGAACAGGGAGCCTCGATCCGAAAAGTCTGTCGACTCGGAGAAGAGAGAGAACGGACCGTGGATGTTCGGATCATCGCGGCAACCAACAGAGATCTCAGAGAAAGCATCCGGGAAGGCAGTTTCCGCGAAGACCTCTATTATCGGCTAGCCGCTGTCACAGTGACTTTGCCACCCCTGAGAGACCGGAAGACTGACATTCCGAAACTCGCTGAAAGAATGCTGGGTCAGCTCAATCAGCAATTCAGCCTGGAAGAACCGGACTATGAACACAAATCATTTTCTGCCACCGCAATTGCATTTGTGAAAAACCATCACTGGCCCGGGAATGTCAGACAGCTTTACAACGTCCTGGTTCAAGCTGCCGTGTTTTCTGACGGAAAATCACTGGGGCGAAAAGAGATTGCTGCTGCACTGGGAGAAATGCCAGACATGACTGAAAGCTCTGATGAACTTTCACTACGGGAAATCGGTGACGGCTTTGACCTCGAAGGACACCTGAACTCATTGCAAAGCCTGTACTTACGACGGGCGATGGAGGAATCAGGAGGTGTGAAAGCGAAGGCCGCAAGGCTATTGGGAATGAAGAACTATCAGACACTCGATGCTCAGCTCAAACGGCTGAACGTGACCGGAAACTGGGAGTCGAAATCGTGA
- a CDS encoding restriction endonuclease subunit S — protein sequence MRRLLPALTAREERLISKKFLFDNRYVLYSKIRPYLRKVALPDFTGLCSADVYPVRPVEQRATREFLFSLLISEAFLAYTASLPSRASIPKLNRKELAAYSFCLPPIELQKRYTRILQAHANKTKTFNDAAFQAGQLFDSLVQRAFKGEL from the coding sequence ATGCGTAGATTACTCCCTGCACTAACCGCACGCGAAGAAAGACTGATCAGCAAGAAATTCTTGTTCGACAATAGGTACGTCCTCTACAGCAAAATCCGACCGTATCTTCGTAAAGTTGCATTGCCGGACTTCACTGGGCTCTGCAGTGCCGATGTCTATCCCGTTCGCCCCGTCGAACAGAGAGCCACGAGAGAGTTCCTCTTTTCACTCCTCATCTCTGAAGCATTTCTAGCGTATACGGCGTCTCTTCCATCACGAGCCAGCATTCCTAAGCTCAATCGAAAAGAACTAGCCGCATACAGCTTTTGCTTGCCTCCGATAGAACTGCAAAAGAGGTACACCAGGATCTTACAGGCTCACGCGAACAAAACCAAAACCTTCAATGATGCAGCTTTTCAGGCTGGACAGCTTTTTGACTCACTGGTCCAGCGTGCGTTCAAGGGAGAACTATGA
- a CDS encoding CBASS cGAMP-activated phospholipase, with translation MTDQQKFQILSLDGGGIKGLFSAAVLAAVEEDLGISVVNHFDLVTGTSTGGIIALGLASGKRPREIVEFYQRYHRDIFSHQYGWKWTRHWFRPRHKQEPLVEALKSSFQDKKLGECTKRVVIPTYNLGEDNVHLFRTAHHSRLKRDFRYPIWKIALATSSAPTYFQSCREIEGCRLIDGGVWANNPTMVAIAEAVGTLDVPINSIRVLSIGTTDAITNRHKRLDRGGKLSWIRGSEVVDIVMRGQSLGIDNQARLLLGEENYDRWDSKTAKGAFSLDDISKVDDLTSKAAAISRHLMPRFESMFYPHKAEEFVPCNS, from the coding sequence ATGACGGACCAACAGAAGTTCCAAATTCTTTCTCTTGATGGCGGCGGGATCAAGGGGCTTTTCTCAGCTGCAGTTCTCGCAGCAGTCGAAGAAGACCTTGGCATTTCGGTTGTCAATCACTTCGATTTGGTCACTGGAACCTCCACGGGTGGAATCATTGCTCTTGGCTTGGCATCTGGAAAGAGACCCCGAGAGATCGTCGAGTTCTACCAGCGATATCACCGAGACATCTTCTCGCATCAATACGGATGGAAGTGGACGCGTCATTGGTTTAGACCTCGGCACAAGCAAGAACCACTCGTGGAGGCACTCAAGTCTTCGTTCCAAGACAAAAAGCTTGGTGAGTGCACAAAGAGAGTTGTGATTCCCACTTACAATCTCGGCGAAGACAATGTCCACCTCTTCCGGACGGCACACCATTCTCGACTAAAACGAGATTTTCGATATCCGATCTGGAAGATCGCATTGGCAACAAGCTCTGCCCCGACCTACTTCCAAAGTTGCCGTGAAATCGAAGGTTGTAGGCTGATTGATGGTGGAGTCTGGGCGAACAATCCGACCATGGTTGCGATCGCAGAGGCTGTCGGAACACTCGATGTTCCCATCAATTCCATCCGCGTGCTGAGTATTGGCACGACCGATGCTATTACGAATCGGCATAAGCGACTCGATCGTGGTGGAAAGCTTTCTTGGATTAGAGGCAGTGAAGTAGTTGACATCGTCATGCGGGGCCAAAGCCTCGGCATTGATAACCAGGCGAGGCTCTTGCTCGGTGAAGAGAACTACGACCGTTGGGATTCCAAGACTGCGAAGGGTGCCTTTTCATTGGACGACATCAGCAAGGTTGATGATCTAACCAGCAAGGCAGCGGCTATTAGCCGCCATCTGATGCCGCGTTTCGAGAGCATGTTCTATCCGCACAAGGCGGAAGAATTTGTACCCTGCAACTCGTAG
- a CDS encoding nucleotidyltransferase translates to MQEVAQERLSDIFRYIAADLDITREQYEDAVVKYRDVGEHLGAEDSPLQSAYPVIYPQGSFRLGTMVKPYVDSDEFDIDLVCHLNLKKESVTQAELKKRIGNRLKDRSDLKKILKESRRCWLLDYPEQFHMDVLPAIPNLDRLPNGILLTDTELRYWQHSSPKDYADWFMERQEVILLEKMATYAERYQMSIEDVPEFDRELKTPLQRTVQLLKRHRDIYFAGDLCNRPVSMVITTLAARAYGNQGDLYDALDTITDRMTDFIEKRENGEWWVENPVNEDENFADKWNDYPERRDAFFHWLKVVRQDVCEALIQGSLEKSARVLCSAFGESVVTRASERAGVYSPSSNRMMIKSAESVPQPGTLVHQKAPIWPVQQQYQSMIKTTVHGSMGSGKRLWTMTKKPIQKGLWLRFELKTKVPQPFEVYWQVTNTGKEAFQAGQPRGDSFEKGSGSFGQINWEQTAYRGTHFVTGFVVRNGICVSQTPAYKVRIRD, encoded by the coding sequence ATGCAAGAAGTAGCCCAGGAACGACTCAGCGACATCTTTCGATACATCGCTGCCGATCTCGACATCACCCGCGAGCAGTACGAAGACGCGGTCGTAAAATACAGGGATGTTGGTGAGCACCTCGGAGCGGAGGATTCACCGCTTCAATCAGCCTACCCGGTGATCTATCCCCAAGGATCGTTTCGCCTTGGGACGATGGTCAAACCCTACGTTGATAGCGACGAGTTCGACATCGACCTTGTCTGTCATCTGAACCTGAAGAAGGAGTCCGTCACCCAGGCAGAACTGAAAAAACGGATCGGCAACCGATTGAAGGACCGCTCGGATCTCAAGAAGATCCTTAAAGAGTCGCGTCGCTGTTGGTTGCTCGACTACCCAGAGCAATTTCACATGGATGTGTTGCCAGCGATTCCTAACCTCGACAGACTTCCGAACGGAATCCTGTTGACGGACACCGAGTTGCGGTATTGGCAACACAGCAGCCCGAAAGATTATGCGGATTGGTTCATGGAGCGTCAGGAGGTCATTCTTCTGGAAAAGATGGCGACCTACGCCGAGCGTTATCAGATGAGCATCGAGGACGTGCCAGAGTTTGATCGAGAGCTTAAAACGCCGTTGCAGCGGACTGTCCAACTGCTCAAGCGACATCGGGACATCTATTTCGCTGGGGATCTATGCAATCGTCCCGTGTCGATGGTAATTACGACGCTGGCAGCGAGGGCTTATGGGAATCAGGGCGATCTGTATGACGCATTGGACACAATCACGGATCGAATGACCGACTTCATCGAGAAGAGAGAGAACGGTGAATGGTGGGTCGAGAACCCGGTCAACGAAGATGAGAACTTCGCTGACAAATGGAATGACTACCCGGAACGGCGGGATGCGTTTTTCCATTGGCTGAAAGTTGTTCGCCAAGATGTCTGCGAAGCCCTCATTCAAGGCTCACTTGAAAAATCGGCACGTGTTCTGTGCTCGGCATTCGGCGAGTCCGTTGTTACTCGGGCTTCGGAAAGAGCAGGGGTGTATTCTCCGTCGTCGAACCGAATGATGATTAAATCAGCGGAATCAGTCCCGCAGCCGGGAACCCTAGTTCACCAGAAGGCACCGATCTGGCCCGTCCAGCAACAGTATCAGTCAATGATCAAGACGACGGTCCACGGAAGCATGGGTTCTGGCAAACGACTCTGGACGATGACCAAAAAACCAATCCAGAAAGGCCTGTGGCTCCGCTTCGAGTTAAAGACCAAGGTTCCTCAGCCATTTGAAGTCTATTGGCAAGTAACCAACACTGGCAAGGAAGCATTCCAAGCCGGCCAGCCACGCGGTGATAGTTTCGAGAAAGGAAGCGGTTCTTTCGGCCAGATCAACTGGGAGCAGACAGCCTACCGAGGGACGCACTTCGTCACAGGGTTCGTGGTCCGAAACGGAATCTGCGTCTCGCAAACACCAGCATACAAGGTGCGGATTCGTGACTAG
- a CDS encoding lipase family protein: MKHVLLCALALQFFAATEANGQERTYAQSNGNQIVVTRYSPRELTDGDLPSAKLKENWNTDEEVRWDLTAYLALLSEQVYSDDDETLDFLIRGMGFTKWVAIKNETMAAHVVSGDGLAVVIFRGTNFTEIPDWYKNLTVAFETTNQGKFHSGFSDAYRKVQSEVRQFISDEQPSKLWITGHSLGGAMAVACGVDVKLNTKTPATMVTFGQPRFADEKGAKWIDQQFDGHYARFVHGVDIVPSVPFYVPWIFPYAHAGNLVAIHDERITLSESYSSTPALSANYCGSCGRATMQAQIPVYQPIEEPPPLTKAEYEQSLQTYEFAVSNEPATDYAQAMKAPLEFSLVPKIFADHFIDGYRVLVRRYRDGQTQMTIPRDYP, encoded by the coding sequence ATGAAACATGTTTTACTATGTGCATTGGCACTTCAGTTCTTCGCTGCAACTGAAGCGAACGGGCAAGAACGCACGTATGCTCAAAGCAACGGAAACCAGATCGTTGTCACGCGTTATTCGCCACGCGAACTAACCGATGGCGATCTGCCCTCTGCCAAGCTCAAGGAAAACTGGAATACCGATGAAGAAGTTCGTTGGGATCTCACTGCCTACTTGGCATTGCTTTCAGAGCAGGTCTATAGCGATGATGATGAAACGCTCGACTTCCTAATTCGTGGGATGGGGTTCACGAAGTGGGTCGCCATCAAGAACGAAACCATGGCTGCCCATGTTGTCAGTGGTGATGGCTTGGCGGTCGTGATCTTCCGGGGAACCAACTTCACCGAAATTCCAGACTGGTACAAGAACCTCACGGTCGCCTTCGAGACAACGAACCAAGGCAAGTTTCACTCGGGGTTCTCGGATGCCTATCGGAAGGTCCAAAGTGAAGTGCGGCAATTCATCAGCGATGAACAACCATCAAAATTGTGGATCACCGGACACAGTCTTGGTGGAGCAATGGCAGTAGCCTGCGGTGTCGATGTCAAGTTGAATACGAAGACCCCGGCAACAATGGTTACGTTTGGACAACCGAGATTCGCCGACGAGAAGGGGGCAAAGTGGATTGACCAACAGTTTGACGGTCATTATGCCCGCTTCGTTCACGGAGTCGACATCGTTCCAAGCGTTCCCTTCTATGTTCCTTGGATCTTCCCTTACGCCCATGCAGGCAACCTTGTCGCGATACACGATGAAAGAATCACCTTGTCGGAATCGTACTCGTCAACACCCGCTCTCTCTGCCAATTATTGCGGATCCTGCGGTCGAGCCACCATGCAGGCTCAGATTCCTGTCTACCAACCAATCGAGGAGCCGCCACCACTCACGAAGGCAGAATACGAGCAATCACTTCAAACTTACGAGTTCGCCGTTTCGAACGAACCCGCGACCGACTACGCACAAGCCATGAAAGCCCCGCTGGAGTTCAGCCTAGTCCCCAAGATCTTCGCCGACCATTTTATCGACGGATATCGCGTCCTCGTCCGAAGATACCGCGATGGACAAACTCAAATGACAATACCGAGAGACTACCCTTAG
- a CDS encoding ParA family protein: MHTVTFYSFKGGVGRTLALVNVGVELANTGRRVLLVDFDLEAPGIDTYSALAPPVLTKGIVDYVSSYLEFRQAPDLNDYVYKVDQSDRVSGELWVMPAGKRDREYGSKLSRIDWQDLYERRDGFLLLEDLKLKWESDIQPDYVLIDSRTGHTEVGGICTRQLPDTVVSLFIPNQQNLQGLGSVVDAIHKQNKNSNKQINLEFVASNVPDLDDEHQILRRMMGKFHSRLSGNGPRLPRTAITTINRYDSMHLLDESIFLSERPRSRLAKQYRMLLKRIISHNLDDREAALRALTRSFPRGGRFEQLSIGDFEGGLSYSEQDKIQTVLRKHANDAEVHFLTGQLLKSRGDFAEASLQFARAFELAKEGNDAEIGKYHLELVNSMSSLDSEFDAMAHLEQLLQQSSSSLDMEQLLGLLGRFSEVPSRKWLGMKAFADLSASEMDDLVWQVSDSRSWQRFFVELFNRSSDQLPEQRIADFTNLTLAAIGSGQWCEVVKHLQEPEVLSSHRVDINFNFAMARWAADRFPTKKFFSKVLDLYDENPVAEGPNFLQCLAVCELVVGDIEMARNRIATCKALEHRSVFLEFSCWSYLRLGRDRFAQDLNEIERLVNGEQILPRFIRDADGSDVPDWTS; this comes from the coding sequence GTGCACACAGTAACATTTTATTCTTTCAAAGGCGGCGTTGGGCGTACCCTTGCCCTCGTGAATGTCGGTGTGGAACTGGCAAATACTGGGCGAAGGGTTTTGCTTGTAGATTTCGATCTCGAAGCACCTGGAATTGATACATACAGTGCTCTCGCTCCCCCTGTTTTGACGAAGGGGATAGTTGATTATGTGTCGTCATACTTAGAATTCCGTCAAGCACCTGATTTGAATGATTACGTCTACAAGGTCGATCAAAGTGACAGGGTGTCAGGCGAGTTGTGGGTCATGCCTGCTGGAAAGCGTGACCGAGAATACGGTTCCAAACTGTCGCGAATTGATTGGCAAGATCTTTACGAAAGGCGAGATGGGTTTCTTCTGCTAGAAGACTTAAAGCTCAAGTGGGAATCGGATATACAGCCTGATTACGTTCTGATTGATTCAAGAACGGGGCACACAGAAGTAGGTGGGATCTGTACTCGGCAACTTCCCGACACGGTTGTTTCTCTTTTTATCCCGAATCAACAGAATCTCCAAGGTCTTGGCTCCGTTGTTGATGCGATCCACAAACAAAACAAAAATTCAAACAAGCAGATCAATCTTGAATTTGTGGCATCTAACGTACCTGACCTAGACGATGAACATCAGATACTTCGTAGGATGATGGGGAAATTCCACAGTCGCTTGTCCGGAAATGGCCCTCGGTTACCCCGCACTGCAATTACAACCATTAATCGATATGACAGCATGCATTTGCTGGATGAATCAATTTTTCTCAGTGAGCGACCGAGAAGTCGCCTAGCGAAGCAATATCGAATGCTGCTGAAGCGGATAATCTCACATAACCTAGATGACCGAGAGGCTGCCCTGCGAGCATTGACGAGAAGCTTCCCAAGAGGTGGCCGGTTCGAGCAACTTTCCATAGGAGACTTCGAGGGTGGGTTGTCTTACTCCGAACAAGATAAAATTCAGACAGTTTTGCGTAAGCACGCAAATGATGCCGAAGTCCACTTCTTGACTGGGCAGCTACTCAAAAGCCGTGGCGATTTTGCGGAAGCCAGTCTGCAGTTTGCTCGGGCTTTCGAGCTCGCTAAAGAGGGAAACGACGCAGAAATCGGGAAGTACCATCTCGAGCTAGTCAACTCAATGTCTAGCTTAGATTCAGAATTCGATGCGATGGCACATCTTGAACAGCTTCTTCAGCAGAGTAGTTCCAGCTTGGACATGGAACAGTTGCTGGGACTGCTTGGACGTTTCTCAGAAGTACCAAGTCGAAAATGGCTGGGTATGAAAGCTTTTGCTGACTTATCCGCATCTGAAATGGACGATTTAGTATGGCAAGTTAGCGATAGCAGATCCTGGCAGAGGTTTTTCGTTGAGCTTTTCAACCGTTCTTCAGATCAATTGCCGGAGCAGAGGATCGCTGACTTCACAAACCTAACTCTTGCAGCGATTGGTTCTGGCCAATGGTGCGAAGTTGTCAAACATCTTCAAGAGCCAGAAGTTCTTTCCAGTCATCGCGTTGACATAAACTTCAATTTTGCAATGGCAAGGTGGGCTGCCGATCGGTTTCCAACTAAGAAGTTTTTCTCCAAAGTCCTTGACCTTTATGACGAAAACCCGGTCGCGGAAGGTCCGAATTTCCTCCAGTGTCTCGCGGTTTGTGAGTTGGTTGTCGGTGACATCGAGATGGCAAGAAACCGTATTGCAACATGCAAGGCACTTGAGCATCGCTCCGTGTTTTTGGAGTTCAGTTGCTGGAGCTACCTAAGACTTGGGCGAGATCGCTTTGCTCAAGACCTTAATGAGATTGAACGATTGGTCAATGGAGAACAAATTTTACCGCGGTTCATTAGAGATGCGGATGGCAGCGACGTTCCTGATTGGACTTCTTAG